Proteins found in one Oncorhynchus gorbuscha isolate QuinsamMale2020 ecotype Even-year linkage group LG15, OgorEven_v1.0, whole genome shotgun sequence genomic segment:
- the si:ch211-191a24.4 gene encoding MARVEL domain-containing protein 3, protein MSQPHRGQRGRNGGLHEHREHRPRRELQHNSRQPSSDRSSSQPPYYRDSTPPLKHVRHREAPEEDYNGSKCTNICSRRGMVLICSVLTNALVLICVVAAQMVVSGMSAMGGLAGGSFNLNTNIPFEGQELQQVRDLDMQYSQMRAPGIYGGVAFALVFGVVSLLFVVSGNKPAHLLGQKLLMGALVFQGLGAVLYVVAVGLYLHFVIQVNSTDVCKRRERLYARSGLTWMNCDVGGADAAVALFGLITAILYTAGTVLTFHTVRWVRGYLKDRRLHEERDRRPPTASSHPHRAPLRSDTAL, encoded by the exons ATGAGCCAGCCCCACAGAGGGCAAAGGGGGAGAAACGGTGGTCTCCACGAGCATCGGGAACACAGGCCACGACGGGAGCTGCAGCACAACTCTAGACAACCATCAAGCGACAG gtcCTCTTCTCAGCCTCCATATTACAGGGACTCCACACCCCCTCTTAAACATGTGCGGCACCGAGAAGCCCCAGAAGAGGATTATAATGGGTCCAAATGCACCAATATCTGTTCTAGGAGAG GTATGGTGTTGATCTGTTCAGTCCTGACCAATGCCCTGGTCCTGATCTGTGTGGTGGCAGCTCAGATGGTGGTGTCAGGCATGTCTGCTATGGGTGGCCTGGCGGGAGGCAGCTTCAACCTTAACACTAACATCCCCTTCGAGGGCCAAGAGCTGCAACAG GTGAGAGACCTGGACATGCAGTACAGCCAGATGAGAGCTCCGGGAATCTACGGGGGCGTGGCATTTGCGCTAGTCTTCGGTGTTGTCTCCCTCTTGTTCGTAGTCTCTGGGAACAAGCCCGCTCACCTGCTGGGCCAGAAGCTACTGATGGGAGCATTGGTGTTCCAGGGTTTGGGAGCAGTACTCTACGTGGTGGCTGTGGGGTTGTACCTCCACTTTGTCATCCAGGTAAACAGTACAGATGTGTGTAAGAGAAGGGAGAGGCTCTATGCACGTTCAGGTTTAACCTGGATGAACTGTGATGTGGGAGGAGCAGACGCGGCCGTGGCTTTGTTTGGGCTGATCACTGCGATACTCTACACTGCCGGTACAGTGCTTACGTTCCACACGGTGCGCTGGGTCAGGGGCTACCTGAAGGATCGCAGGCTACACGAGGAGAGAGATAGACGACCCCCTACTGCCAGTTCCCACCCCCATAGGGCACCACTACGGTCTGATACCGCTCTGTGA